The sequence GCTGGCGGTCTCGATCGAGACGCGCAAGGAGAAGGGGGAAAGCTACTCGGCCGTACTCGGCTTCTTCCGCCAGTACGAGCTCTACTTCGTCGCCGCCGACGAGCGCGACGTGATCGGCGTGCGGACGAACTTCCGCGGCGAGCATGTACGCCGCTACCGGCTGCGCGCCAACCCGGCCGAGGCCCGCGCGCTGCTCATGGCCTACGTCGCCGACATGAACCGCCTGGCCGAACAGCCGCGCTGGTACAACGCGCTCACCAGCAACTGCACGACGGTGATCTTTCGCCTGGTGCACACCCTGCGGCCGACCATCTCGCCCTGGCACTGGCAGGTGCTGGCCAACGGCTATCTCGACAAGTGGCTCTACGAGCACCAGTTCATCGATAGCGACAAGAGCTTCGAGCAGCTGCGCGAAACCAACGACGTCACCGAGCGCGCCAAGGCCGCGCGCGATGCGGCGGACTTCTCCCGCCGCATCCGCGAAGGCTGAGCGCTCGCCTGCGCAGCCCTCAGGGCAGGGCTGCGGGCGGCTCGCCGGGCGGCGTGGCCGGGACCGGATCCATCTCGGCCACCCAGGTCTCCAGCAGGGTATAGGTGACGGCCAGCAGCACCGGCCCGACGAAGAGGCCGACGATGCCGAAGGCAAAGAGGCCGCCGATCACGCCCGAGAGGATCAGGAGCATCGGCAGGTCGGCGCCGCGGCGGATCAGGATCGGCCGCACCACGTTGTCCATGGCGCCGATCACCAGGGTGCAGATGGCGGCAAAGA is a genomic window of Niveibacterium sp. SC-1 containing:
- a CDS encoding DUF4105 domain-containing protein; its protein translation is MRRASRFILFPVLFLLTLWAIAALAIDTPLGEPFRTALAILYALAAFFCVLRLRPARRASLALLLGFLIVLAAWLSLAPSNSRDWLEDVSQPPSGSLVGDVLTLHNVRNFSYHGTDTSFTPVWETRQYALDKLTGVELFVSNWGPTLYAHTILSWQFADAPPLAVSIETRKEKGESYSAVLGFFRQYELYFVAADERDVIGVRTNFRGEHVRRYRLRANPAEARALLMAYVADMNRLAEQPRWYNALTSNCTTVIFRLVHTLRPTISPWHWQVLANGYLDKWLYEHQFIDSDKSFEQLRETNDVTERAKAARDAADFSRRIREG